The genomic window CTGTTTGATTCCATGCAAACAAGGGTAATTAGTAGCTCAGAGTAACAGGGAAGTGTGTCAAACAAGCAAACCAGCTCACTGGTAAGAGTAAAAACACATCCCCTTCTTATGTCCAATCAGACTCTTACCTCACGAGACACACCGGACCCCCCACCCCAAAAAGAGATAAAGCAATGATAAACAgaaaagaaatgttaaataaaatgtctgAAATCGCGTGTGTTACCACCTTACTTTAAAAgcctttgtttaaataaaaattataaaaataaacaccaaaCGAACAGCAAAATAActacgtatttttcggactataagtcgcacctgagtataagtcgcatttatttagaaccaagaaccaagagaaaacattgccgtctacagccgcaagagggcgctctatgtcttcagtgtagactacaggagcacagagcagcatagagcgccctctcgcggctgtagacggtaatgttttctctcggttcatttctctcggttcatgtccaattaattttgataaataagtcgcacctgactataagtcgcaggaccagccaaactatgaaaaaaaattcGACTTATAGTCAGGAAAATACGGCAATAACAAAGATTAGGAAAAAATAGCATTATGAATCAAGTTCACACATAAGAAGATAAAAAAGAGACTTTAATACTTTAAAACTGTAGGataagcgcgcacacacacacacacacacattcacacatgcaGCTCAGCAGAGCCAGACATACCTGAGAAGTTTCTTGTGACCAGGAGAGTGGTCAAAATTGCACCCTAGTtgcaaaaaaaggttttgaaaatgaaagaaaaggaaTAAAACAACAAGCAagagagaaatgaaaaaaaaaagaatagtacAGAAGCAACAACAGGAGCAATGTATACAGTACCCTCATTTTTATGATGTATTTAGAGGACGACTAATTTCCATATCTTGTTTTTTTGGGTATTGCAAATAATCATTGAATTACACAATCGATTCTTCTAGTTTTTGGAAATAACGAATAATTTTTCTGGCAAAAACTATTGAAAACTttcacttttccacaacattGTCACTTTTTTGTCTGAGGGTGCCAAGGCTGGGCTGGGTACCCTGCTGGTAGATAGCCCGCAACTACATCATTAGCCAAAAATAACTAACTTACTCTCTGTAATAATTGACAAATGTAAGTAGTGATGTTATAATATAAAACAGTACATTTAAAAGAAGCCCTCTGGATCTAGATCTTGCAGTGAAGAGGTAAATGCATGGTTTGTGAAACTCTGAAATGTAAAGAAAGCTGAAGCTCAAAACACGTGTAGAAGTTGTCAGAGTAAAGTCAGACCAAAACTAACCTTGAGTTTCCTTCTGGCATTGAATTTCTTCAAGCACTCCACAGTTTCCTGTCTGTGCATCATAGAGGCTACAGTGGAGCGTTGCTACAGGAAGACAGAATAATTCCAAGCCATTAGAGAGGAATgggaaattattttgttgtatataAAGAAGCACTAcattttagtgtgtgtttgtgtgttgagaCGCATACGCAGATCCAAGGGTGTTTGAGGGCTTCAGCAGCTGTAATGCGTTTAGAAGGATTTATAGTCAACATCTTATTAATCAGATCTTTAGCTTCAGGGGTCACCGTGTCCCACTCAGGAGAAGGAAACTACATACAGACATGAAACATAACAGAGTAATCCATCAGATAATAATTCTTGTATAAATCTGTAAGTTTTAGAAGCCTGAAGATGGCATCAGTAATCAGAGTTATTAGCAATATCATCATCAGCTCTTTAGTGTGTTCTTAGTGCACCTTTTTTTGTGAACATTTTGCAGGCAAGTCATTGGAAATTCAGACTCACGTCATATGCACCAGCCTTAATCTGCTGATAGAGGCGATGCTGGTCTTCATCCCAAAATGGTGGATATCCAACCAGCAGAATGTAGAGAATCACACCTATGAAACAGATTATAACATCCATTATGGCCACACTGAAAGAGGAACATTCTTcaaacaaatcatttaatatCAACTAACTTGGACATAAATTTGGCTGATGTCTGTCATCATATTCAAGCATTGAGTACTATGTTATGAAaccatatagttttttttttaatttttttatgtacatgCATTGCATGTCCTATTGCAATATAccgtatatatatacttaaatactATGGTGCATGGATATGGTAATCATTCCATACTATTCAGAATGTATATCTCAAAGTTCCATTATATTACCATCTGGTCATTTTTCGTAAGTAGGAAGATCTTCCtgatgatacatttttataattgtgcaATAATTTTTTCATTAAGACTTAATTGAAACATTGGTTCAACTGCTTGCATTATACTAACTAGTTTTAAAGACAATTCACCAGGGACACTCCATTTAGCTGATTAGAATCAATGTTGCTTAAAAACTCAGAGTGCAATAATTTAATAATCGGTTAATCTACTTCAACAGCGACATCCATCACACCAACTTTCTTACAAGGTTGATATTTTTTTTGACTCATTCATCCCTTACCGCAGGCCCACATGTCCACAGGTTTGCCATAAGGATCCTTCCTCAAGACCTCTGGCGACAGGTACCCTGGAGTACCAGCGAAACCTGAACAGAGAGAGCGGTTTAGAAAAGTAAGGATGTAGCACATAATGGTTGTAGTTTAGAACaattaaaagtgtattttgcCCAGTCGGCAGGCAAAAGCTTAATCATGCAAAATTGCTTAGAGCAAAAATACTAATAAAGCAGTGTTCccttttaaaatcaaaagtaACACACAATTCAAAAAGTAATTCGAACTAATAACTAATTGTGAGTTTGAGAGTCTTTTTTGATGAATTCATTAATAGATTAAGCTCCACAGGGCGATTCATGTTATATTGCTTCTTTTGCATGCAACCATTATCTCGTTGTATCAATTcatttaatattacaataaaatattataaaagcaaTATTAGAAATTCAAACTGCAAACTTCATCAGCATAGTGTCCCTATTAAATAGGGGTACGAGAAACACTGCTTCAAAGATATAAGTGGatagaatttatatttatataatatataattatatatatatatatatatatatatatatatatatatatatatatatatatatagtagtgctTACCAAACCATGCCTGCTGATCACCCTGGACCTCTATGGCCAAACCAAAGTCAGCAAGCTTAACTGCGGCACCCTTCATCTTACTGGCCAACAGCAAATTCTCAGGCTTTAAGAATAGCATACAGACACACAAGCATATCACTAAATGGTCTTAATTGTCCCTTAGGTAATGGCTTTTCTAAAAGCAGCTATTTATtgaattaaagactttttttaacAGCAGCCATGCTATGATGACTCATTCATCCTCAGCAGGACATTTTGGACAAAGGACAAAAACGCTAAATCTGTCAAAGTCTGACTTGTATCGCACAAATGTGGATTGATTATCACTAACTAAAAGGCTTTGAAAGGATTAGATATTAGATTCTCAGACACAGCAAGGCTATTTTCTGTTAGACAATATGAGATCCGGCAACGTCAGACTGTGCTATATTTGGCACTGCACTGTGCTACATTGAGCGCCACTGTCTGGAGAAGCATAAGTGTGTGTGTCCTGACCTTCAGATCCCTGTGGACGATCCCATTAACATGGCAGTGATGAACGCTCTCCAAAATCTGCTGAATGCAGTGactaaaagaaagagagagagagagagagagagagagagacagagaaaggtaAGATATACAGTAAGGTTAGAGTAACAAAGACCAGCGACATAATCAGTAAAAAGAGAGAACTTAGGGACTTGAGAATGCATTTGTGAATTGTATATAGAATTATACATTCATGAATGTATGCGGTCATTAATCATCATTAATCAAAGCCCCAAttagacacacatgcacattttccTTAACACATGCAAAAAGAAATGTGAGGAGGTGATTCTGTAAAGAGAAGCAGTGTATTATTTATCATTGGTATAAATAACTCACACGCAGAGAAACAGGCTCACAAAAGAGTCATGTGACCTAAAAGAACTGTCTGTaagcatattttatgtaaaacaaaCTTGACGTTAATGAATGTTGTAATAGGCTATTTTTATAATATGTCTGTCTGAATGTTCTTACCTGGCATCAGCCTCACTGTAGTACTCTCTTGCTACAATGTCTTCAAACAGCTCACCTCCAGTAaccctgaggtcaaaggtcaataaagttaaagttaatgaaTTTCAAAGCCATTCAAATAtgctattataatatttttttttttgggggggggggggggggggggttcaagtGTTGCTATGTCCTTCCATATATGCaatgccattttaaaatatgtttaattccTGGCGGACCGCTTTTCTATCCACAATCCTGAAGCCAGAAACACCAATCAGAGAATTTACTGTTACTAAAGAAGTGAAGTTGATTATTTGCTagttatttgcaattaaattaaaatgtatcataGTTTTTTCAACCACTTACATAGGACTTTAAGTCCATTAAATTAATTATGcaactttattactttattactttagtgttcctgtagctcaactggtagagcactgcgctagcaagcaagcgcaaggttgggggttcaattccccaggaacacatatgtaaaaattgatagcctgaattcactgtaagtcgctttggataaaagcgtctgctaaatgcataaatttaatttaatttattaagtacAGTATATTGCACTGATTCAGTAACGTCTTTCACAATGCTTAATTtgatgttttcctcaaaaatgtgttaatgttgtgttatattttgtgtaatatttgcCATTTGGTTGATAGCTTCTGGAAGCTAGCCCAGTGTTAAAGTGAGCTGTATCGTTGAGTTCTATtcaaaaccaaaactaaaaatcaaCACTGTATGTTTATTCATACAAAATCTAACAGTATTCAGAAATAGCAGTGCGAGCAGTTGTCATACTGTGAGAAAGTGGGTCACAAACAGTTGAATATTACTGAATGTGACAGCTTGTGTCTCACTTCTTGTTTTTCACCTCTTGTTTCGTCCTTGGGTTCTCCTCTCTGTTTGTCTGCCTTTTCAGTCGCATCAGCTTCTAGCCGAACTACATCATAAGCCATTTATGACCGAAGACATTTCTCGATGTCAGCACAATCCACTGGTCTGCTCTATTTCAAAGCCTATATTATACAGTCAGATTGTCCTGCTCATTCAGTAATATATGAATTATACTACCAGACaaaaatttgtaataattatgttttttaatgtttctgaaaaacaaaagtgtcttatgctcagcaaggctgaatttatttgatcaaaaaattatgtaaaaacagtaatattgtgatatatctTTAACGTTTGTATGAACATTTATGAACTGTTTTcgatctacatatatatatatatatatatatatgtatatgtatatgtatatgtatatgtatatgtatatgtatatgtatatgtatatatttaggcattaataataataagaagaatcaTCAATAAAAATTGTTCCCCAATTATAATTTCTAGAAATtatgaaaaacataaattataattattatatatatttttttataaataatttaacagtgattaaaatagaaaacagttattttaaattgttataatagtTCATACTATTGgtgtttttaccatattttcaAGTAAATTAGTATAAAATACTtagcaaaaacatttataaatatataattattctagAACTTTTGACATGTTATAAGAATGGGGTTTTCATGCTAGTTTTTAATCAAACTTTTTGTGAACGTAACTATTTAATGCTGCAAAACAGGACTGACAACTGTATGTAGCAGCATTGTGaacatcaaatatatttatagattttataaGTCTAATTTTATAAGTTCTATTAGCAATGCTGAAAGCGGGCTCACAGGCTCAGAGATTTGCCGAAGGCTGCCCTCTGGGTTCTGTCCTGTTATCACATAAATACCAGTAGCAGTTTGTAAATGGGGCACACTGAGGACGCAAAGATGGAAAAGAAAACCTAATATGAAGTGTAGAGAAAAAGAGGAGATAAagataatatgtatatatacttacAGATCAAAAACCAGGTAATGGAAACCCTCCTCCGATATACTGTCGTGGAGTCGAACTACAAAGAGAATTTTTCTCTGTCATTTCCTCATCTTTAGTTACCATTAGGCAATACAAATTTCTGGTAAAGTGTCTCTGGAAATCTCAGTCCTTTACCAATATTGGGGTGTTTCAAGAGACGACAAATCCTTGCCTCTCTCTCCAACTTCTGGTGATCTGAAACAGAttccaaaaacataatttgttaaGATTATAGCTAATATACTGGACATGTTTTAACCGCTAAGGTACTGCAGGCGAATGTGTTCATAATACAGTACATTTTGTGTTTCTGTTAGAGAGTGCAGGTATTTTAAACACCACTAGAGGACAGTGTTTTGATGCCTGTGAGTGTGTATGCAAGGCAGATGGCACCCTGACCTGCAGAAAACTATAAATAACCACATGCGCTGCTCTCTCTTCTGTACTAATCCCATATAAAAACATACTAAACATAACTCACAATtagaaaaaaacactaaaactgtgACACTATTCAGGATTCAGAATTATTTGAAGCATCTGGCAGCAGTCACAATCATTCAATAAGCCACAattatggggggaaaaaaaattaagaaagcaAATTTTGTTTAAGAAAAACACCATACTGCATATTGTGCATACTGCTTaacagaaagaaaagaagaaatagtCTGCAATATGTAACAATTCAAAATGTTACG from Carassius auratus strain Wakin chromosome 1, ASM336829v1, whole genome shotgun sequence includes these protein-coding regions:
- the LOC113105940 gene encoding calcium/calmodulin-dependent protein kinase type II delta 2 chain isoform X7, which encodes MALTICTRFTDEYQLFEELGKGAFSVVRRCVKISSGQEYAAKIINTKKLSARDHQKLEREARICRLLKHPNIVRLHDSISEEGFHYLVFDLVTGGELFEDIVAREYYSEADASHCIQQILESVHHCHVNGIVHRDLKPENLLLASKMKGAAVKLADFGLAIEVQGDQQAWFGFAGTPGYLSPEVLRKDPYGKPVDMWACGVILYILLVGYPPFWDEDQHRLYQQIKAGAYDFPSPEWDTVTPEAKDLINKMLTINPSKRITAAEALKHPWICQRSTVASMMHRQETVECLKKFNARRKLKGAILTTLLVTRNFSAKSLLNKKTDGVKVNNKTNLASSPKDTGPAPALEPQTTVIHNPVDRNKESTESANTTIEDEDIKARKQEIIKVTELLIESINNGDFEAYAKICDPGLTSFEPEALGNLVEGHDFHRFYFENALSKGNKPVHTILLNPHVHLIGEDAACIAYIRLTQYMDGSGMPRTMQSEETRVWHRRDGKWLNIHFHRSGAPSVPIN
- the LOC113105940 gene encoding calcium/calmodulin-dependent protein kinase type II delta 2 chain isoform X6; its protein translation is MALTICTRFTDEYQLFEELGKGAFSVVRRCVKISSGQEYAAKIINTKKLSARDHQKLEREARICRLLKHPNIVRLHDSISEEGFHYLVFDLVTGGELFEDIVAREYYSEADASHCIQQILESVHHCHVNGIVHRDLKPENLLLASKMKGAAVKLADFGLAIEVQGDQQAWFGFAGTPGYLSPEVLRKDPYGKPVDMWACGVILYILLVGYPPFWDEDQHRLYQQIKAGAYDFPSPEWDTVTPEAKDLINKMLTINPSKRITAAEALKHPWICQRSTVASMMHRQETVECLKKFNARRKLKGAILTTLLVTRNFSAAKSLLNKKTDGVKVNNKTNLASSPKDTGPAPALEPQTTVIHNPVDRNKESTESANTTIEDEDIKARKQEIIKVTELLIESINNGDFEAYAKICDPGLTSFEPEALGNLVEGHDFHRFYFENALSKGNKPVHTILLNPHVHLIGEDAACIAYIRLTQYMDGSGMPRTMQSEETRVWHRRDGKWLNIHFHRSGAPSVPIK
- the LOC113105940 gene encoding calcium/calmodulin-dependent protein kinase type II delta 2 chain isoform X4, with the protein product MALTICTRFTDEYQLFEELGKGAFSVVRRCVKISSGQEYAAKIINTKKLSARDHQKLEREARICRLLKHPNIVRLHDSISEEGFHYLVFDLVTGGELFEDIVAREYYSEADASHCIQQILESVHHCHVNGIVHRDLKPENLLLASKMKGAAVKLADFGLAIEVQGDQQAWFGFAGTPGYLSPEVLRKDPYGKPVDMWACGVILYILLVGYPPFWDEDQHRLYQQIKAGAYDFPSPEWDTVTPEAKDLINKMLTINPSKRITAAEALKHPWICQRSTVASMMHRQETVECLKKFNARRKLKGAILTTLLVTRNFSAAKSLLNKKTDGVKVNNKTNLASSPKDTGPAPALEPQTTVIHNPVDRNKESTESANTTIEDEDIKACQVINKARKQEIIKVTELLIESINNGDFEAYAKICDPGLTSFEPEALGNLVEGHDFHRFYFENALSKGNKPVHTILLNPHVHLIGEDAACIAYIRLTQYMDGSGMPRTMQSEETRVWHRRDGKWLNIHFHRSGAPSVPIN
- the LOC113105940 gene encoding calcium/calmodulin-dependent protein kinase type II delta 2 chain isoform X8 → MALTICTRFTDEYQLFEELGKGAFSVVRRCVKISSGQEYAAKIINTKKLSARDHQKLEREARICRLLKHPNIVRLHDSISEEGFHYLVFDLVTGGELFEDIVAREYYSEADASHCIQQILESVHHCHVNGIVHRDLKPENLLLASKMKGAAVKLADFGLAIEVQGDQQAWFGFAGTPGYLSPEVLRKDPYGKPVDMWACGVILYILLVGYPPFWDEDQHRLYQQIKAGAYDFPSPEWDTVTPEAKDLINKMLTINPSKRITAAEALKHPWICQRSTVASMMHRQETVECLKKFNARRKLKGAILTTLLVTRNFSAKSLLNKKTDGVKVNNKTNLASSPKDTGPAPALEPQTTVIHNPVDRNKESTESANTTIEDEDIKARKQEIIKVTELLIESINNGDFEAYAKICDPGLTSFEPEALGNLVEGHDFHRFYFENALSKGNKPVHTILLNPHVHLIGEDAACIAYIRLTQYMDGSGMPRTMQSEETRVWHRRDGKWLNIHFHRSGAPSVPIK
- the LOC113105940 gene encoding calcium/calmodulin-dependent protein kinase type II delta 2 chain isoform X5, which gives rise to MALTICTRFTDEYQLFEELGKGAFSVVRRCVKISSGQEYAAKIINTKKLSARDHQKLEREARICRLLKHPNIVRLHDSISEEGFHYLVFDLVTGGELFEDIVAREYYSEADASHCIQQILESVHHCHVNGIVHRDLKPENLLLASKMKGAAVKLADFGLAIEVQGDQQAWFGFAGTPGYLSPEVLRKDPYGKPVDMWACGVILYILLVGYPPFWDEDQHRLYQQIKAGAYDFPSPEWDTVTPEAKDLINKMLTINPSKRITAAEALKHPWICQRSTVASMMHRQETVECLKKFNARRKLKGAILTTLLVTRNFSAAKSLLNKKTDGVKVNNKTNLASSPKDTGPAPALEPQTTVIHNPVDRNKESTESANTTIEDEDIKARKQEIIKVTELLIESINNGDFEAYAKICDPGLTSFEPEALGNLVEGHDFHRFYFENALSKGNKPVHTILLNPHVHLIGEDAACIAYIRLTQYMDGSGMPRTMQSEETRVWHRRDGKWLNIHFHRSGAPSVPIN